Proteins encoded within one genomic window of Cucumis sativus cultivar 9930 chromosome 3, Cucumber_9930_V3, whole genome shotgun sequence:
- the LOC101203189 gene encoding cation/H(+) antiporter 15 has protein sequence MGSIVMESEDIVAYMNGDIRHNAFKNLSTICTFANRVHCTSVFNGANPLDFSVSLLLFQLGISSGTILLFSQLLKRLGLPLIVSQILGGVVLGSFGLGHLEKFKEKVFPLRGFICLDVVSALAHIFYFFLIGLQTDISILKEIDIKAFGIGSCSTIFSVILISIYSMFLSTIVDVKYLQHIFELASLQSFISYPMVVSLLYELHLINSKFGRISLSASMASSLLKICLPILSAIRSTNGETENLASSKVVSLVMLIFLIVYVIRPATLWMAKENPIGQPLKEYFVITLILGVLVIAFCCQTFGLRIYFASFLLGFVIPSEPPIGSTLIERLEFITTWIFMPIFFVRIGLVIDNIYTIKLANLLSVSFIIFISALGKFLGSLIISMYYKFPMRDAISLGLILNSQGAFELTMFKVMKKEKLIDDEAFVVASISIMIILAIITPIIRYLLRPSKRYIVHKRRTVMHSRPEFDLCVLVCIHDQEDVPSVINLLDALNPTRRSHLIVYMLHLVELLGRAQPKLIHHKHKMVRNLRSSSSEPIINAFKYFEDSKSNIIAVNLFTAISHSTTMHDDVCSLALDKSTSLILVPFHKRYHSNGLVSFSKHKLKIFNHHILEKAPCSVALIVERGFLRVSKSIETNLQYFQIVLIFIGGPDDREAMFIGARMVGHVNINLTMIRLLDNGNVPKDDVKERRLDDEAVAEFRQILSNNYRVRYKEEVVKDGTKTISVLRSMGSNFDLIMVGRRHSPFLSPVQGLVLWNERTELGAIGEVLATSDFMGNAMILVVQQHTRVANEDQENPPETIPMDETK, from the exons ATGGGTTCAATTGTAATGGAATCAGAAGACATTGTTGCCTACATGAATGGTGACATTCGGCATAACGCCTTTAAAAACTTGAGCACCATATGTACATTTGCCAACCGAGTTCATTGCACCAGCGTTTTCAACGGAGCTAACCCTTTGGACTTCTCagtttctcttcttttgtttcaacTTGGAATTTCTTCTGGAACTATCCTCCTGTTTTCTCAGCTTCTTAAGCGACTCGGCCTACCCCTCATCGTCTCCCAAATTTTG GGCGGTGTAGTTCTAGGTTCTTTTGGTCTAGGCCACTTGGAGAAATTTAAAGAGAAGGTTTTCCCACTCAGAGGATTTATTTGTCTTGATGTTGTTTCTGCACTTGCCcatattttttacttcttcCTAATTGGACTGCAAACAGATATCTCAATTTTGAAGGAGATTGACATCAAAGCATTTGGTATTGGATCTTGTTCTACCATTTTTTCTGTGATTCTTATCAGCATTTACTCTATGTTCTTGTCTACTATTGTTGACGTCAAATATCTCCAACACATTTTTGAGCTTGCTAGCTTACAGTCATTTATCAGCTATCCCATGGTTGTTTCCCTTCTTTATGAGCTTCATTTGATAAACTCCAAGTTTGGGAGAATTTCTTTGTCAGCATCCATggcttcttctcttctcaagATATGTCTTCCAATACTTTCAGCTATAAGGTCTACAAATGGTGAGACCGAAAATCTTGCCTCATCAAAAGTTGTTTCTCTTGTGATGCTTATATTTCTCATCGTTTATGTTATTCGACCTGCCACTTTATGGATGGCAAAGGAAAATCCGATTGGACAACCATTGAAGGAATATTTTGTGATTACGTTGATTTTGGGGGTGTTGGTGATTGCCTTCTGCTGCCAAACCTTTGGTTTGAGAATCTATTttgcttcttttcttcttggatTTGTAATACCTTCAGAGCCTCCCATTGGATCAACATTGATAGAGAGACTTGAGTTCATCACCACTTGGATTTTCATGCCCATCTTCTTTGTTAGAATAGGTTTGGTCATTGACAATATCTACACCATCAAACTCGCAAATTTGTTATCAGTGTCCTTCATTATCTTTATCAGTGCATTGGGGAAGTTTTTAGGTTCCCTTATTATTTCTATGTACTACAAATTTCCTATGAGAGATGCCATATCGCTCGGCCTCATCTTGAACAGTCAAGGGGCTTTCGAGCTTACTATGTTTAAagtaatgaagaaagaaaag TTGATAGATGACGAAGCTTTTGTTGTTGCATCCATAAGCATAATGATCATTCTTGCAATTATCACTCCGATAATAAGATATCTCCTTCGTCCTTCGAAAAGGTATATAGTTCACAAGAGAAGAACAGTGATGCACTCAAGACCAGAGTTTGATCTTTGTGTATTAGTCTGCATTCATGACCAAGAAGATGTCCCAAGTGTCATTAACTTACTTGACGCCTTGAATCCAACGAGACGAAGCCACCTTATTGTATACATGCTTCATCTTGTAGAGCTTCTTGGTCGTGCTCAACCAAAACTAATACATCACAAGCACAAGATGGTTAGGAATTTGAGGTCATCCTCTTCTGAGCCTATTATTAATGCCTTCAAATACTTTGAGGATAGCAAAAGTAACATTATTGCAGTTAATCTTTTCACTGCGATATCACATTCGACAACTATGCATGATGATGTTTGTTCTCTTGCACTCGACAAAAGCACTTCCTTGATTCTTGTTCCTTTCCACAAAAGATATCATTCCAATGGTCTGGTGTCATTttccaaacataaattaaaaatattcaacCATCATATCCTTGAAAAGGCACCATGCTCTGTCGCCCTTATTGTTGAACGAGGATTTTTAAGGGTCTCCAAGTCTATTGAAACCAATTTGCAATATTTCCAAATAGTTCTAATCTTCATAGGTGGCCCAGACGACCGTGAGGCAATGTTCATTGGGGCAAGAATGGTTGGGCATGTCAATATAAACTTGACAATGATTCGACTGCTGGACAACGGGAATGTCCCAAAAGATGATGTTAAAGAAAGAAGGCTCGACGATGAAGCAGTGGCTGAGTTTCgacaaattttatcaaacaactACAGAGTGAGGTACAAAGAAGAGGTGGTGAAGGATGGCACTAAAACAATCTCTGTACTACGTTCGATGGGGAGCAATTTTGATCTCATAATGGTTGGAAGACGACATAGCCCATTTTTATCGCCGGTTCAAGGCTTGGTGCTTTGGAATGAGCGCACAGAACTTGGGGCAATTGGAGAGGTATTGGCCACTTCAGATTTCATGGGGAATGCAATGATCTTGGTTGTACAACAACACACAAGAGTGGCAAATGAAGACCAAGAGAATCCTCCAGAAACTATTCCCATGGATGAAACTAAGTAG